The Mycolicibacterium doricum genome includes a region encoding these proteins:
- a CDS encoding fatty acyl-AMP ligase has product MSRFTEKMYRNARTVSTGMVTGEPHDPVRQTWGEVHERARRIAGGLAAAGVGLGDAVGVLAGFPVEIAPTAQGLWMRGASLTMLHQPTPRTDLATWAEDTVTVIGMIEAKAVIVSEPFNVAIPVLQEKGLLVLTVADLLTAAPIDPIDVGEDELALMQLTSGSTGSPKAVQITHRNIHSNAEAMFIGAEYDVTKDVMVSWLPCFHDMGMVGFLTIPMYFGAELVKVTPMDFLRDTLLWARLIDKYKGTMTAAPNFAYALLAKRLRRQATPGEFDLSTLRFALSGAEPVEPADVEDLIDAGRPFGLKPEAILPAYGMAETTLAVSFSKCGAGLVVDEVDADLLAALRRAVPATKGNTKRLATLGPLLEGLEARIIDEQGNVMPARGVGVIELRGEPLTPGYITMGGFVPAQDEHGWYDTGDLGYLTEEGHVVVCGRVKDVIIMAGRNIYPTDIERAAGRVEGVRPGCAVAVRLDAGHSRETFAVAVESNAWQDPNEVHRIERQVAHEVVAEVDVRPRNVVVLGPGTIPKTPSGKLRRANSVSLVM; this is encoded by the coding sequence GTGAGCAGGTTCACCGAGAAGATGTACCGCAACGCGCGAACCGTGAGCACCGGCATGGTGACCGGCGAGCCGCACGACCCCGTCCGCCAGACCTGGGGTGAGGTGCACGAGCGCGCCCGCCGCATCGCCGGTGGTCTGGCTGCCGCCGGTGTCGGCCTGGGTGACGCCGTCGGTGTGCTGGCCGGCTTCCCCGTCGAGATCGCCCCCACCGCCCAGGGCCTGTGGATGCGCGGCGCGAGCCTGACCATGCTCCACCAGCCGACCCCGCGCACCGACCTCGCCACGTGGGCCGAGGACACCGTGACGGTGATCGGCATGATCGAGGCCAAGGCCGTCATCGTCTCCGAACCGTTCAACGTCGCCATCCCGGTGCTGCAGGAAAAGGGCTTACTGGTCCTGACGGTCGCCGATCTGCTGACGGCCGCGCCGATCGATCCGATCGACGTCGGGGAGGACGAGCTGGCGCTGATGCAGCTGACGTCCGGGTCCACCGGATCCCCCAAGGCCGTGCAGATCACCCACCGCAACATCCACTCCAACGCCGAGGCCATGTTCATCGGCGCCGAGTACGACGTCACCAAGGACGTCATGGTCAGCTGGCTGCCCTGCTTCCACGACATGGGCATGGTCGGCTTCCTCACCATCCCGATGTACTTCGGCGCCGAGCTGGTCAAGGTCACACCGATGGACTTCCTGCGCGACACCCTGCTGTGGGCGCGGCTGATCGACAAGTACAAGGGCACGATGACGGCCGCGCCGAACTTCGCCTACGCGCTGCTGGCCAAGCGGCTGCGCCGGCAGGCCACCCCCGGTGAGTTCGACCTGTCGACACTGCGGTTCGCGCTCTCGGGCGCCGAGCCGGTGGAACCTGCCGACGTCGAGGACCTGATCGACGCCGGCCGGCCGTTCGGCCTCAAACCGGAGGCCATCCTGCCCGCGTACGGCATGGCCGAGACCACGCTGGCGGTGTCGTTCTCCAAGTGCGGCGCCGGTCTGGTGGTCGACGAGGTCGACGCCGATCTGCTGGCCGCGCTGCGTCGCGCCGTGCCCGCGACCAAGGGCAACACCAAGCGTCTCGCTACGCTGGGACCGCTGCTGGAAGGCCTGGAGGCCCGGATCATCGACGAGCAGGGCAACGTGATGCCCGCCCGCGGCGTCGGCGTCATCGAACTGCGGGGTGAGCCGCTGACCCCCGGCTACATCACGATGGGCGGCTTCGTGCCCGCGCAGGACGAGCACGGCTGGTACGACACCGGTGACCTCGGCTATCTGACCGAAGAGGGCCACGTGGTGGTCTGCGGCCGCGTCAAGGACGTCATCATCATGGCCGGGCGCAACATCTACCCGACCGATATCGAGCGGGCCGCCGGCCGCGTCGAGGGGGTGCGCCCCGGCTGCGCCGTAGCCGTCCGCCTCGACGCCGGACATTCGCGGGAGACCTTCGCCGTCGCGGTGGAGTCCAACGCCTGGCAGGACCCCAACGAGGTGCACCGCATCGAGCGGCAGGTCGCCCACGAGGTGGTGGCCGAGGTCGACGTGCGGCCGCGCAACGTGGTCGTGCTCGGCCCCGGCACCATCCCAAAGACGCCGTCGGGCAAGCTGCGCCGCGCCAACTCGGTCTCGCTGGTCATGTAG
- a CDS encoding 4-(cytidine 5'-diphospho)-2-C-methyl-D-erythritol kinase has product MRNGNTAFEWVPTGSVTVRVPGKVNLFLGVGDLRGGYHDVTTVFHAVSLFDEVTVSTADTLSMELAGEGAESLPADRRNLAWKAAELMAEHVGRSPDVTVSIEKSIPVAGGMAGGSADAAGVLVAMNHLWEIGVPRHDLHAMAAELGSDVPFALHGGTALGTGRGEELATVLARSTFHWVLAFAHKGLSTPKVFGELDRLRATAGGTRPQPPRLSDPEPMLAALASGNADQLAPLLGNDLQAAALSLYPQLRRTLRAGLDAGALAAIVSGSGPTCAFLCASSPQAIDVGAQLAGAGVCRTVRVVSGPVHGARVVPAPSPSPSA; this is encoded by the coding sequence GTGCGCAACGGCAACACCGCCTTTGAGTGGGTGCCCACCGGCTCGGTCACCGTGCGGGTGCCCGGCAAGGTCAACCTCTTCCTGGGCGTCGGTGATCTGCGCGGCGGCTACCACGACGTGACGACGGTCTTCCACGCCGTCTCCCTGTTCGACGAGGTCACCGTCTCCACCGCCGACACGCTGTCGATGGAACTGGCCGGCGAGGGCGCGGAGTCGCTGCCCGCCGACCGCCGTAACCTGGCGTGGAAAGCCGCCGAGCTGATGGCCGAACACGTCGGCAGATCGCCCGATGTGACGGTCTCGATCGAGAAGTCGATCCCGGTGGCCGGCGGCATGGCCGGCGGCAGCGCCGATGCCGCCGGGGTCCTGGTCGCGATGAACCACCTGTGGGAGATCGGTGTGCCGCGGCACGACCTGCACGCGATGGCCGCTGAACTGGGCAGTGACGTGCCGTTCGCCCTGCACGGCGGAACGGCGCTGGGCACTGGTCGCGGGGAGGAGCTCGCAACGGTGCTCGCCCGCAGCACGTTCCACTGGGTGCTCGCCTTCGCGCACAAGGGTCTGTCTACGCCGAAGGTGTTCGGTGAGCTCGACCGCTTGCGCGCGACCGCCGGCGGCACCCGCCCGCAACCGCCCAGGCTCAGCGACCCGGAGCCGATGCTGGCGGCGCTGGCGTCCGGGAATGCCGACCAACTGGCGCCGCTGCTCGGCAACGACCTGCAGGCGGCCGCGCTGAGCCTGTACCCACAGCTGCGCAGGACGCTGCGTGCCGGTTTGGACGCGGGTGCACTGGCCGCGATCGTGTCCGGCTCCGGACCGACGTGCGCCTTCCTGTGCGCCTCGTCGCCACAGGCGATCGACGTCGGCGCGCAGCTGGCCGGCGCGGGCGTGTGCCGGACCGTGCGGGTGGTCAGCGGACCGGTCCACGGCGCGCGCGTAGTGCCTGCCCCGTCGCCGTCGCCGTCGGCGTGA
- the rsmA gene encoding 16S rRNA (adenine(1518)-N(6)/adenine(1519)-N(6))-dimethyltransferase RsmA, whose protein sequence is MTIRLLGRTEIRRLAKDIDFRPRKSFGQNFVHDANTVRRIVSASGVHRHDHVLEVGPGLGSLTLALLDRGAHVTAVEIDPLLAQQLPTTIADHSHSEINRLTVINQDILTLTPADLENQPTALVANLPYNVAVPALLHLLAEFPTICSVMVMVQAEVAERLAADPGGKDYGVPSAKVRFYGNVRRYGMVSPTVFWPIPRVYSGLVRIDRYETSPWPTDADFRAQVFDLIDIGFAQRRKTSRNAFAEWAGSGNESARRLLAASIDPSRRGETLAIADFVRLLKRSGESEEQVRVL, encoded by the coding sequence GTGACAATCCGACTACTCGGGCGGACGGAGATCCGGCGCCTTGCGAAAGACATCGATTTCCGCCCACGCAAGTCCTTCGGGCAGAACTTCGTCCATGACGCCAACACCGTGCGCCGGATCGTCTCGGCGTCCGGTGTGCACCGCCATGACCACGTGCTTGAGGTGGGGCCGGGACTCGGATCACTGACGCTGGCGCTCCTCGACCGCGGTGCCCATGTGACCGCGGTGGAGATCGATCCGCTGCTCGCCCAACAGCTTCCGACCACGATCGCCGATCACTCGCACAGCGAGATCAACCGTCTGACGGTCATCAACCAGGACATTCTGACGCTGACGCCGGCGGATCTGGAGAACCAGCCGACCGCACTGGTCGCCAACCTGCCGTACAACGTCGCGGTGCCCGCGCTGCTCCATCTACTCGCGGAGTTCCCGACGATCTGTTCGGTGATGGTCATGGTCCAGGCCGAGGTGGCCGAGCGGCTCGCCGCCGACCCCGGCGGCAAGGACTACGGCGTGCCGAGCGCCAAGGTGCGGTTCTACGGCAACGTCCGCCGCTACGGCATGGTCTCGCCGACGGTCTTCTGGCCCATCCCGCGGGTGTACTCCGGTCTGGTCCGCATCGATCGCTATGAGACGTCCCCGTGGCCCACGGACGCCGATTTCCGCGCACAGGTGTTCGATCTGATCGATATCGGGTTCGCGCAGCGCCGCAAGACGTCGCGCAATGCGTTCGCCGAGTGGGCCGGATCCGGCAACGAATCCGCGCGCCGGCTGCTGGCGGCCAGCATCGACCCCTCGCGGCGGGGCGAGACCCTCGCGATCGCGGACTTCGTTCGGTTGCTGAAGCGCTCTGGGGAGAGCGAGGAGCAGGTTCGCGTCCTCTAG
- a CDS encoding resuscitation-promoting factor — MTALNRLHEARSPMLRIVVGALLVALTFAGGYAVAAHKTVTLSVDGTETTVSTMKSRVIDVVEENGFEVGDRDDLFPAGDAQVRQSETIVLRRSRPLDISLDGQHTRQVWTTASTVDEALAQLQMTDSAPAAASRASRVPLGGMSLPVVTPKTVQIDDGGAISTVRLAAPNVAGLLEAAGAPLQQRDQVVPSASAPVVDGMQVQVTRIRVEKVTERLPLQPADTRIEDVNLNMSRQIVEDAGTPGVQDVTFAVSKVNGVETGRLPVANVVVSPARNAVLRVGAKPGTEVPPVRAGATWDALARCEAGGNWSINTGNGYYGGVQFDHNTWERNGGLRYAPRADLATGEEQIAVAEVTRARQGWGAWPTCSGRLGAS, encoded by the coding sequence TTGACTGCTCTGAACAGGCTGCACGAGGCGCGCTCGCCCATGCTGCGTATCGTCGTGGGCGCACTGCTGGTGGCACTGACCTTCGCGGGGGGTTACGCCGTCGCCGCCCACAAGACGGTCACTCTTTCGGTGGACGGCACCGAGACCACCGTGTCGACGATGAAGTCGCGTGTGATCGACGTCGTGGAGGAGAACGGTTTCGAGGTCGGCGACCGCGACGACCTCTTCCCGGCTGGTGACGCCCAGGTTCGTCAGTCGGAGACCATCGTGCTGCGGCGCAGCCGGCCGCTGGACATCTCGCTCGACGGCCAGCACACCCGGCAGGTGTGGACCACGGCGTCGACGGTCGACGAGGCGCTGGCGCAACTGCAGATGACCGACAGCGCCCCGGCCGCTGCCTCGCGCGCCAGCCGCGTACCGCTCGGCGGGATGTCGCTTCCGGTCGTCACGCCGAAGACCGTCCAGATCGACGACGGCGGAGCGATCAGCACGGTGCGCCTGGCCGCGCCCAATGTGGCCGGTCTGCTCGAGGCCGCTGGCGCACCGCTGCAGCAGCGGGACCAGGTCGTGCCGTCCGCGTCGGCCCCGGTGGTCGACGGAATGCAGGTCCAGGTGACTCGGATCCGCGTCGAGAAGGTCACCGAGCGGCTGCCGCTGCAACCGGCCGACACCCGCATCGAGGACGTCAACCTCAACATGAGCCGGCAGATCGTCGAAGATGCCGGAACTCCCGGTGTACAGGACGTTACCTTTGCGGTCTCAAAGGTAAACGGTGTGGAAACAGGCAGGCTGCCAGTAGCTAATGTCGTCGTTTCCCCTGCAAGGAACGCGGTTCTGCGGGTCGGCGCGAAGCCGGGTACGGAGGTGCCCCCGGTGCGTGCAGGAGCGACCTGGGATGCCCTCGCTCGGTGTGAAGCCGGAGGTAACTGGTCCATCAACACCGGTAACGGTTACTACGGTGGGGTCCAGTTCGATCACAACACCTGGGAGCGCAACGGGGGTCTAAGGTATGCTCCGAGGGCCGATCTGGCGACGGGAGAAGAACAGATCGCGGTTGCTGAGGTCACGCGGGCAAGGCAAGGCTGGGGCGCCTGGCCCACGTGTAGCGGAAGGTTGGGGGCGTCGTGA
- a CDS encoding TatD family hydrolase: MVWDVSRSNRPAPPAPEPLGPLIDAHTHLDACGARDGDDVRAALDRAGAVGVRAAVTIADDLASVRWVTQAAEWDDRVYAAVALHPTRAGALTDEAKAEIERLAAHPRVVAVGETGMDLYWPGKLDGCAEPGVQRDAFAWHIDLAKRIGKPLMIHNRDADAVVLDVLAAEGAPETVIFHCFSSDAQMARTCVDAGWLLSVSGTVSFRNAHALREAAQLIPAEQLLVETDAPFLTPHPYRGAPNEPYCLPYTVRALAEVRSGSAEELARQTTDTAIGAYGIGGGCSR, encoded by the coding sequence ATGGTGTGGGACGTGAGTCGATCGAACCGTCCGGCGCCGCCGGCTCCCGAACCGCTGGGGCCGCTCATCGATGCGCACACCCATCTGGACGCCTGCGGCGCGCGTGACGGTGACGACGTGCGGGCGGCACTGGACCGGGCGGGCGCGGTCGGGGTGCGCGCCGCAGTGACGATCGCCGACGACCTGGCGTCCGTGCGCTGGGTCACCCAGGCCGCCGAATGGGATGACCGGGTGTACGCGGCGGTGGCTCTGCACCCCACGCGCGCCGGCGCGCTCACCGACGAGGCGAAGGCCGAGATCGAGCGGCTCGCCGCCCACCCGCGGGTCGTGGCGGTCGGCGAGACGGGAATGGACCTGTACTGGCCCGGCAAGCTCGACGGCTGCGCTGAACCGGGCGTGCAGCGCGACGCCTTCGCCTGGCACATCGACTTGGCCAAGCGCATCGGCAAGCCGCTGATGATCCACAACCGCGACGCCGACGCGGTCGTCCTCGACGTGCTCGCGGCCGAGGGTGCACCGGAGACGGTGATCTTCCACTGCTTCTCCTCGGATGCGCAGATGGCGCGCACGTGTGTGGACGCGGGCTGGCTGCTGAGCGTCTCGGGGACGGTGAGCTTCCGGAACGCCCACGCGCTGCGCGAGGCGGCGCAGTTGATCCCCGCCGAGCAGCTCCTCGTCGAAACCGACGCACCGTTTCTCACCCCGCACCCGTACCGCGGGGCACCCAACGAGCCGTACTGCCTGCCGTACACCGTGCGGGCTCTCGCCGAGGTCCGGAGCGGGTCGGCCGAGGAGTTGGCTCGGCAAACCACCGACACCGCCATCGGCGCATACGGGATCGGTGGGGGTTGCTCTCGGTAA